GCCATCCTTGGCCTCTTCATAATGAAGGTCGGTAAATTCGATAGCTTAGATAACAGATAATTTCCGGTTTTTTGCGAATAATAGCCGAACTTCCCCTTTCCAAAATATGTCCCGGAAAATTTATCTTTTCAGAAGTTCCTTATTTGCGAGAAAGACGGTAGGGAAAGGTTTTAAATTTGTTAGAAACGATCTATTTGGCAAACCCACGCGGATTTTGTGCCGGTGTAAAATATGCAATTTCCTTCGTCGAAACCGTATATGCGGAGAATCCTGAGTCCCCCCTTTATGTGCGAAAGGAAATTGTCCACAACCAAAGAGTGGTTGAGGATATGAAAAAAAGAGGAATTCAATTCATTGATGAACTTTCCGAGGCCCCGAACGGTGCGACCGTCATTTTTTCCGCTCACGGAGTTTCTCCCGAAGTGGTGAATGAAGCGCAAAACCGCCAAATGCGAATTGGAGATGCCACTTGTCCTCTGGTTACCCGCGTTCATAGAAAAGCACGTAATATCAAAGACAGCCATCAAATCATCTACATCGGTCACAAAGGCCATGACGAAGCGATCGGAACTATGGGTGAAGCGAATATGTTTCTGGTAGAAACGGAAGAGGATGTGGAATCTTTGAAAGGCCAGATCAACAATGACAAACCACTCACTTATTTGATGCAAACCACCCTTTCCGTAAAAGACACTAAAAGTATAATCAAAAAAATCGAGGAAGTTTTTCCATTTGTGGAACATCCACAAAAAGATGACATCTGTTATGCTACCACGGAAAGACAGGAAGCGGTATCGAGTATGATCGAATCTGTGGATGCCATGCTTGTGATCGGTTCGGCAAATTCATCGAATTCGGTTCGTCTGTTGCAATTGGCTCAAAAAACGAAACCTGCTTCCTATCGGATCACAGACAAAGAAGATGTAAATCCGGAACATATAAGATCAAACGG
The nucleotide sequence above comes from Leptospira kobayashii. Encoded proteins:
- the ispH gene encoding 4-hydroxy-3-methylbut-2-enyl diphosphate reductase, yielding MLETIYLANPRGFCAGVKYAISFVETVYAENPESPLYVRKEIVHNQRVVEDMKKRGIQFIDELSEAPNGATVIFSAHGVSPEVVNEAQNRQMRIGDATCPLVTRVHRKARNIKDSHQIIYIGHKGHDEAIGTMGEANMFLVETEEDVESLKGQINNDKPLTYLMQTTLSVKDTKSIIKKIEEVFPFVEHPQKDDICYATTERQEAVSSMIESVDAMLVIGSANSSNSVRLLQLAQKTKPASYRITDKEDVNPEHIRSNGIKILGITAGASSPQILVDEIVQELLVHFPEAKVSLYPDSREDTMNFKLPKEKLTQY